One Xiphophorus maculatus strain JP 163 A chromosome 10, X_maculatus-5.0-male, whole genome shotgun sequence genomic region harbors:
- the LOC102223760 gene encoding protein HEG-like → MCDKTSQIFKETSDKIIDLVDKEFENKTGHISSLVLELCETDGRETGNVEASLQIIFETTSDIKEDTVTETMMNLTCESCPLQGNFASKNLCDSKPCDNSSTTCKPTAGSFTCSCVDGYINTDYSDRLCMACPPGQKAVNNKCKPCDFGRTGLNCEDEWLLIAVIVSSVLGFLLVVTLIALLVVVKKFKRTKFFRTKQEDIRKPFQIPSLAKGPLSSNSNGFYTWLKEPEGSLANSGIPRILRANTINNWDNLEMTQQNNEQNSPFDDNQVDMVSFSQS, encoded by the exons ATGTGTGACAAAACatcacaaatatttaaagagacTTCAGATAAAATTATTGATTTG GTTGACAaagagtttgaaaataaaactggacaCATTTCATCTTTAGTGCTGGAGCTCTG CGAGACAGATGGAAGGGAGACAGGCAACGTTGAAGCATCActacaaatcatttttgaaacaacGTCTGACATCAAAGAAGACACTGTAACAGAAACAATGATGAATCTAACCTGCGAAAGCTGTCCATTGCAAGGAAACTTTGCAT CCAAAAACCTTTGTGATTCCAAACCATGTGACAATTCATCTACAACATGTAAACCTACAGCTGGCAGTTTCACATGCAGCTGTGTAGATGGCTACATTAACACAGATTACAGTGACAGATTATGCATGG CATGTCCCCCTGGTCAGAAAGCTGTGAACAATAAATGTAAACC aTGTGACTTTGGTCGTACTGGCTTGAACTGCGAGGATG AATGGTTGTTGATCGCCGTGATCGTTTCCTCTGTCCTCGGATTCCTGCTGGTCGTCACCTTGATCGCTCTGCTAGTGGTAGTAAAAAA ATTCAAGAGGACCAAATTCTTCAGGACCAAACAGGAAGACATTAGGAAGCCGTTCCAAATCCCATCTCTTGCCAAAGGCCCGCTGTCCAGCAACAGCAATGGCTTTTACACCTGGCTCAAAGAGCCAGAAGGCAGCCTGGCAAATTCTGGGATCCCACGAATCCTGCGGGCCAACACCATCAACAACTGGGACAACCTGGAGATGACTCAGCAGAACAACGAGCAAAACTCA CCATTTGATGACAACCAGGTTGACATGGTCTCATTCTCCCAGAGTTAA